The genomic DNA TATCTCTGGTAACTCCACAAATACAACATCTCCTAACAAATCTTGAGCATGATCGGTAATACCAATGGTAACTGTACCATCATCTTCCCTTCTAACCCACTCATGACTCTCAACATACTTTAGATGGTTCAATACTAATGACATTCTTTACTCCCAATGATTAATTAAATTGTTTTTTCCCATTGCGTACAAAAGAGGGTTTAATGACTCTTAGCTGAGTCCATTTACCTCTTAATTCCACACTAGCAATATTCTGTGTGCCAACAGGTACTCTTGCCAAAGCAATAGATTGTTTTAAGGTGGGTGAAAAAGAGCCACTGGTTATAACGCCTTGACCAACCCCTTCCACATTCACAGTCATACCACGTCTTAAAATTCCTTTACTTGTTGCAAGTATCAGCCCCACTAATTTATTTCGTACTCCCTCTTGTTTTAACTTTAACACTGCAGCTTTACCTATAAAATCTCGCTCATCTGACAGGGCAACAGTCCAAGCCATCCCAGACTCTAAGGGAGAAGTTTTATCATCCATATCATGGCCATACAGATTCATACCTGCCTCCAACCTCAAGGTATCTCGAGCACCTAACCCACACGGCTGAACACCCACTTCTCGTAAGTGTAAAAAGAAATCTAAAATCTCATCAGACGGAAGAATGACTTCAACACCATCTTCCCCTGTATAACCTGTTCTTGCAATAAACCAGTCAGATGCTACCATCCTGCCTTGGAAAGTCTTCAATGCATCAATTGTATCTGCCCATTGAGGCTTAACACTTTGAACTTTTGAAATAGCATTAGGCCCTTGCACAGCTAAGATAGATAAATCATAACGTGGGCTTAGTTCAACTTCTAAATTCCTAGAACTTTCTTGAAAGTGAGCCAAATCTTTATCTCTCGTAGCAGCATTGGAAACAATACGATATAAAGTTTCTTTCTCATCAAGACGGTAAACAATTAAATCATCAATAACACCCCCATTATCATTTAAAATAGGTGAATAGAGTGCTTTCCCAATTATATTTAATTTATTAACATCATTAGCTAACAGTTTTTCTAGCCACACCTTTGCATCTTTACCTGATACATCAGTGACTAACATATGTGAGACATCAAACATACCAGCATTTTGTCTGACTGCTTCATGCTCTACAATTTGTGAACCATAGTGTATTGGCAGACTCCAACCTGAGAAATCTACCATTTTTCCCCCGCTATTAATGTGCTCATCATACAGTGGTGTT from Neisseriaceae bacterium includes the following:
- the gcvT gene encoding glycine cleavage system aminomethyltransferase GcvT gives rise to the protein MADLKKTPLYDEHINSGGKMVDFSGWSLPIHYGSQIVEHEAVRQNAGMFDVSHMLVTDVSGKDAKVWLEKLLANDVNKLNIIGKALYSPILNDNGGVIDDLIVYRLDEKETLYRIVSNAATRDKDLAHFQESSRNLEVELSPRYDLSILAVQGPNAISKVQSVKPQWADTIDALKTFQGRMVASDWFIARTGYTGEDGVEVILPSDEILDFFLHLREVGVQPCGLGARDTLRLEAGMNLYGHDMDDKTSPLESGMAWTVALSDERDFIGKAAVLKLKQEGVRNKLVGLILATSKGILRRGMTVNVEGVGQGVITSGSFSPTLKQSIALARVPVGTQNIASVELRGKWTQLRVIKPSFVRNGKKQFN